CTGTATTATTTTCAACTAGTCTCTGTAGGAAGTATGGACGGAGGCCGCAACCGACATGTTTGACTCGAGTTCGGCGCGAAAATCAGATGATAACAACGAGGGAAACCTCGAGAAACGGCTGCGGTGGTCGAAACAACGACCGTCTCAAACGGATCGCTGTACCGATGTACCGGCGCGCCCGCTGGTCGTGTCGCGAGTGCGCCAGAAATGACGGACAGAAACCTGTCTCACTCCGAGTCTGGGCCAGGGAGGTGACTCCCCGATTGCATCTCGCGGTACGTCGTACAGCCGGGACAGCCATGGACGACGTCACCGTTAT
The Natronolimnobius baerhuensis DNA segment above includes these coding regions:
- a CDS encoding DUF7563 family protein produces the protein MESSTAGARCRNCGTHVTQQFARVFGDNGDVVHGCPGCTTYREMQSGSHLPGPDSE